The following coding sequences are from one Lycium ferocissimum isolate CSIRO_LF1 chromosome 3, AGI_CSIRO_Lferr_CH_V1, whole genome shotgun sequence window:
- the LOC132049935 gene encoding small ribosomal subunit protein eS25 — translation MAPKKAAPPPSSKPAKSGGGKQKKKKWSKGKQKEKVNNMVLFDKGTYEKLLSEAPKYKLITPSVLSDRLRISGSLARKAIRDLMSRGSIRMVSSHASQQIYTRATNT, via the exons ATG gCTCCAAAGAAGGCTGCCCCACCTCCATCTTCCAAGCCAGCAAAATCTGGTGGTGGAAAGCAAAAGAAGAAG AAGTGGAGCAAGGGAAAGCAAAAGGAAAAGGTGAACAACATGGTTTTGTTCGATAAGGGTACCTACGAGAAGCTTCTGTCTGAAGCTCCTAAGTATAAGCTCATCACTCCTTCTGTCCTTTCCGACCGTCTCAGG ATTAGTGGATCACTTGCTAGGAAGGCAATCAGAGATTTGATGTCTAGAGGCTCAATCAGGATGGTGTCTTCTCATGCTAGCCAGCAGATTTACACCAGGGCTACCAATACTTAG
- the LOC132048730 gene encoding uncharacterized protein LOC132048730: protein MGDFNSVLNSDDRIGRNPVSMAEIVDFHTCVEACGVMEMPRKWNKYTWNDRGDTRVFSKIDWVFINNEWLTNMLAFCANFLPEGVSDHNPVKIALLNSPRRTKPAFKYCNVWASHPKFLDIMQEEWNHGVEGYEDRLALAQAQAPLHLQPLDRTLQQQEKLQYLKFKRFSYLAEIFLQQMSKAAWIKLGDDNTRYFFSVIKHMKLQQTIIQMKDSDDVVHNDQQAIANIFVEYYKNLLDTKERHRTKHVGVF from the exons ATGGGTGATTTCAACTCAGTTTTGAATAGTGATGACAGAATTGGTAGAAATCCAGTAAGCATGGCTGAAATAGTAGACTTCCATACTTGCGTGGAAGCATGTGGGGTGATGGAGATGCCTAGGAAATGGAATAAATACACTTGGAATGACAGAGGGGACACTAGAGtattttccaagattgattGGGTGTTTATCAATAATGAGTGGTTGACAAATATGCTTGCTTTTTGTGCTAATTTCTTACCAGAAGGTGTGAGTGATCACAACCCAGTGAAAATCGCCCTTCTAAATAGTCCAAGGAGAACCAAACCTGCTTTCAAGTATTGCAATGTTTGGGCAAGTCATCCAAAATTCTTAGACATAATGCAAGAGGAGTGGAATCATGGTGTTGAGGGGT ATGAGGATAGGCTTGCTCTTGCTCAAGCTCAGGCTCCATTACACCTACAGCCTCTGGATAGAACTTTACAACAGCAAGAAAAGCTGCAATATCTGAAATTTAAGAGATTTTCATACTTGGCTGAGATTTTTCTACAACAAATGAGTAAAGCAGCTTGGATTAAACTTGGAGATGACAATACAAGATATTTTTTCTCAGTCATTAAACACATGAAGTTACAACAGACTATCATACAAATGAAGGATAGTGATGATGTGGTGCATAATGATCAGCAAGCAATAGCAAACATCTTTGTGGAATACTACAAAAATTTACTTGACACCAAAGAAAGGCATAGAACTAAGCATGTGGGAGTTTTCTAA
- the LOC132048731 gene encoding uncharacterized protein LOC132048731, translated as MDSLTRTLRRMSELSNFSYHPMCKSTKLIHLIFADDLMVFCKGDMDSIKRVMEALQHFSAVTSLVANLEKSNIFLAGMDDATKERILDSTGFSIGTLPIRYLGIPLSSKKWNKVDCHQLVDKITKRIIVGYSRQLSYAGRLKIINFVLFSIYKFWGAVFILSQSVLKEVDRKCREFLWGYSEGTGKYPWLLGIQYV; from the coding sequence ATGGACAGTCTAACAAGGACTCTTAGAAGGATGAGTGAATTATCAAACTTCAGCTACCACCCAATGTGTAAGTCCACTAAACTCATACATCTGATTTTTGCAGATGATCTGATGGTGTTTTGTAAAGGTGACATGGATTCTATTAAGAGGGTGATGGAGGCTCTTCAACATTTTAGCGCAGTGACTAGTTTAGTTGCAAATCTGGAGAAATCCAATATCTTCCTTGCTGGGATGGATGATGCTACAAAGGAAAGGATTTTGGATAGTACTGGGTTTTCAATAGGTACACTGCCTATTAGATACTTAGGAATTCCCTTATCCTCAAAGAAATGGAACAAAGTAGATTGCCATCAATTGGTTGATAAAATAACAAAGAGAATCATTGTTGGATATTCAAGACAATTGTCTTACGCTGGAAGACTGAAGAttataaattttgttttattctCTATATACAAATTTTGGGGAGCAGTGTTCATCCTTTCCCAGAGTGTGTTAAAAGAAGTGGATAGAAAATGCAGGGAATTTTTGTGGGGATATTCAGAGGGCACAGGAAAATATCCTTGGTTGCTTGGGATACAATATGTGTGA